A genomic segment from Comamonas terrigena NBRC 13299 encodes:
- a CDS encoding helix-turn-helix domain-containing protein — MATHSSPEHLIPRRVREERNRRGLTLDQLAGMADVSRAMISKIERGQSTPTAVLLSKIADAMGLSLSALMSEPRTPTTAVRRMQEQPHWVDPETGYIRRLVSPPGDDSATEVVAVELPAHKTVTFAATESLHSDDQVLLLAGRLNLRCAEVLYELQPGDCARVSTTQEQTFENPADATARYLVIKSHYR; from the coding sequence ATGGCAACCCACTCCTCCCCTGAACACCTGATACCCCGCCGTGTCCGCGAAGAGCGCAACCGACGGGGGCTGACGCTCGACCAGCTGGCCGGGATGGCGGACGTCAGCCGCGCCATGATTTCCAAGATCGAGCGGGGGCAGAGCACCCCCACGGCCGTGCTGCTGTCCAAAATTGCCGATGCCATGGGGCTGAGCCTGTCGGCTCTGATGAGCGAGCCGCGCACCCCCACCACCGCCGTGCGCAGGATGCAGGAGCAGCCGCACTGGGTGGATCCGGAGACGGGCTATATCCGTCGGCTGGTATCGCCGCCAGGGGATGACAGCGCCACGGAAGTCGTGGCCGTGGAGCTGCCCGCGCACAAGACCGTGACCTTCGCGGCCACCGAAAGCCTGCATTCAGACGACCAGGTGTTGCTGCTTGCGGGCCGGTTGAATCTGCGCTGTGCAGAAGTGCTCTACGAGCTGCAGCCCGGTGATTGCGCCAGGGTGTCCACCACCCAGGAACAAACGTTTGAAAACCCGGCGGATGCGACCGCACGCTACCTGGTGATCAAGAGCCACTACCGGTGA
- a CDS encoding DMT family transporter, producing the protein MFSNSTVAPVLALLLNCVVWGVSWWPLKQLQGMGMHPLWATAVIYLVVAVVVAVWRPSAVRLLARTPALWWILMASGFTNAAFNWAVGIGDVVRVVLLFYLMPLWSLPLARLLLQERMTAPAVLRAVLTVIGAAFVLMQPGASTDTSPGSPAQPVLADVLATLSGFAFALNTVMLRRGAALPSEGRAIAMFLGGAMVAGTAAIAFSCGAAAATMEVSFPSASGPWLVLVAGLAVAFLASNLCLQYGAARLTARVTAVVMPCEVVFAAVTAVWWGGAAVHAGLMVGGALILSAAFASVLGRR; encoded by the coding sequence ATGTTTTCAAATTCAACCGTCGCTCCAGTGCTGGCCCTGCTCCTGAACTGTGTAGTCTGGGGGGTCTCATGGTGGCCGCTGAAGCAGCTGCAGGGCATGGGGATGCACCCGCTGTGGGCCACTGCGGTCATCTACCTGGTCGTGGCGGTCGTGGTCGCTGTCTGGCGCCCCAGCGCGGTGCGCTTGCTGGCCCGAACGCCCGCACTGTGGTGGATATTGATGGCCTCGGGCTTCACGAACGCGGCATTCAACTGGGCGGTCGGAATAGGCGATGTGGTGCGGGTTGTCCTTCTTTTCTATCTCATGCCGCTGTGGTCACTGCCTCTGGCCAGACTGCTGCTTCAGGAACGCATGACGGCGCCAGCAGTGCTGCGTGCGGTGCTGACGGTGATCGGTGCGGCCTTTGTTCTGATGCAGCCCGGTGCCAGCACGGACACCAGCCCAGGCAGCCCTGCCCAGCCGGTGCTTGCGGATGTGCTGGCGACGCTTTCCGGATTTGCATTCGCGCTGAACACGGTGATGCTGAGGCGCGGTGCCGCGTTGCCCAGCGAAGGCCGCGCCATTGCGATGTTCCTTGGCGGGGCAATGGTTGCGGGCACTGCGGCCATCGCCTTCTCTTGCGGAGCGGCTGCGGCAACGATGGAAGTGAGTTTTCCGTCGGCATCCGGCCCCTGGCTGGTGCTGGTGGCGGGCCTCGCGGTGGCTTTTCTCGCCTCCAACCTGTGCCTTCAATACGGGGCGGCACGGCTTACGGCCAGAGTGACCGCCGTGGTCATGCCGTGTGAAGTGGTGTTTGCGGCGGTCACCGCCGTATGGTGGGGCGGTGCCGCAGTGCATGCAGGGCTGATGGTCGGCGGGGCGCTGATCCTGTCGGCGGCGTTTGCCAGCGTTCTAGGACGGCGGTAA
- a CDS encoding ArsR/SmtB family transcription factor, with protein MNEDQVIQSLAALAHAVRLRVFRALVVAGAGGLTPSVLAEQLDVAGTALSFHLKELVRAGLVTQERCSRNLIYRAAYAQMDAVLGYLTENCCAGADCGQSVGSCCPGDDAATSNPSA; from the coding sequence ATGAATGAAGACCAAGTCATCCAATCCCTGGCCGCACTGGCCCATGCGGTCCGGCTGCGCGTGTTCCGTGCGCTGGTGGTGGCCGGTGCAGGCGGGCTGACGCCTTCCGTGCTGGCCGAGCAGCTGGACGTGGCCGGCACCGCCCTGTCCTTTCACCTGAAGGAACTGGTGCGCGCCGGTCTGGTGACGCAGGAGCGCTGCAGCCGCAACCTGATCTACCGCGCGGCCTACGCGCAGATGGATGCCGTGCTGGGCTACCTGACCGAAAACTGCTGCGCCGGCGCCGACTGCGGCCAGTCCGTGGGCAGTTGCTGCCCCGGCGACGACGCCGCCACCTCCAACCCCTCCGCTTGA
- a CDS encoding arsenate reductase ArsC, with protein MTTHILVLCTHNSARSVLAEAMFNHWARQLGIDAQAHSAGAAPSGRVHPQALAALRAAGVDVSTLSSKHMDAFAQPGAPQMRVVITVCDSAAAQPCPIWPGAPVRAHWSYPDPSAAPPEQQAQRFELTRQALAYRMLQLVQLPFAQLDSAALQPLVARIGAN; from the coding sequence ATGACCACCCACATCCTGGTGCTGTGCACCCACAATTCCGCCCGCAGCGTGCTGGCCGAGGCCATGTTCAACCACTGGGCCCGGCAGTTGGGCATAGACGCCCAGGCCCACAGCGCCGGTGCCGCGCCCAGCGGCCGGGTGCACCCGCAGGCCCTGGCGGCGCTGCGCGCGGCCGGGGTCGATGTGTCCACCCTGTCCAGCAAGCACATGGATGCGTTTGCCCAGCCCGGTGCGCCGCAGATGCGCGTGGTCATCACGGTGTGCGACAGCGCGGCGGCCCAGCCCTGCCCGATCTGGCCCGGCGCCCCCGTGCGTGCGCATTGGAGCTACCCCGACCCTTCCGCCGCCCCGCCCGAGCAGCAGGCCCAGCGGTTTGAGCTGACACGCCAGGCCCTGGCCTACCGCATGCTGCAGCTGGTGCAGCTGCCGTTTGCCCAACTGGATTCCGCCGCACTGCAGCCGCTGGTGGCGCGCATCGGAGCGAACTGA
- the arsB gene encoding ACR3 family arsenite efflux transporter, producing the protein MTAPMPATETSTTAAPAPRAAARPALGVFERYLTLWVLLCIAAGVALGHALPGLTAAVARMEVAQVNLPVGALIWVMVIPMLVKIDFAALAQVKAHARGMGVTLFINWAVKPFSMALLAWLFVRQLFAPWLDAAQIDSYVAGLILLAAAPCTAMVFVWSQLCKGDPYFTLSQVALNDAIMLVAFAPIVALLLGMSSITVPWDTLLASVVLYILVPVALAQALRRHLLKQGEAAFQRATAVMGPLSMAALLLTLVLLFAFQGQSILAQPVVIALLAVPILIQVVFTAALAYGLNQRLGVAHCVAGPSALIGASNFFELAVATAIALFGLHSGAALATVVGVLIEVPAMLAVVAVVNRSRRWYEGGAA; encoded by the coding sequence ATGACCGCCCCGATGCCTGCCACCGAGACCTCCACCACAGCCGCCCCGGCCCCACGTGCAGCGGCCCGCCCGGCCCTGGGGGTGTTCGAGCGCTATCTGACTTTGTGGGTGCTGCTGTGCATTGCCGCTGGCGTGGCACTGGGCCATGCGCTGCCGGGGCTGACCGCCGCGGTGGCCCGCATGGAAGTGGCCCAGGTCAACCTGCCCGTGGGGGCGCTGATCTGGGTGATGGTCATCCCCATGCTGGTCAAGATTGACTTTGCCGCGCTGGCGCAGGTGAAGGCGCATGCCCGCGGCATGGGGGTGACGCTGTTCATCAACTGGGCGGTCAAACCGTTTTCCATGGCGCTGCTGGCGTGGCTGTTTGTGCGCCAGCTGTTTGCACCCTGGCTGGATGCAGCGCAGATCGACAGCTATGTGGCCGGCCTGATTCTGCTGGCCGCCGCGCCCTGCACGGCCATGGTCTTTGTCTGGAGCCAGCTGTGCAAGGGCGACCCGTATTTCACGCTGTCGCAGGTGGCGCTGAACGACGCCATCATGCTGGTGGCCTTTGCGCCCATTGTGGCGCTGCTGCTGGGCATGTCGTCCATCACCGTGCCGTGGGACACGCTGCTGGCCTCGGTGGTGCTCTACATCCTGGTGCCGGTGGCCCTGGCGCAGGCGCTGCGCCGCCACCTGCTCAAGCAGGGTGAGGCCGCCTTCCAGCGTGCCACGGCAGTCATGGGCCCGCTGTCCATGGCTGCGCTGCTGCTGACGCTGGTGCTGCTGTTTGCCTTTCAGGGCCAGTCCATCCTGGCCCAGCCCGTGGTGATTGCGCTGCTGGCCGTGCCCATTCTGATCCAGGTGGTCTTTACCGCCGCTTTGGCCTACGGGCTGAACCAGCGGCTGGGGGTGGCGCACTGCGTGGCCGGGCCTTCGGCACTGATTGGCGCCAGCAATTTCTTTGAACTGGCGGTCGCCACGGCGATTGCCCTGTTCGGCCTGCACTCGGGCGCCGCACTGGCCACCGTGGTCGGCGTGCTGATTGAAGTGCCCGCCATGCTGGCCGTGGTGGCGGTGGTGAACCGCAGCCGCCGCTGGTACGAAGGCGGAGCCGCCTGA
- the arsH gene encoding arsenical resistance protein ArsH, with the protein MSTIAIPDTPFDITSDTASSAAVLCPQLDPGSFRVPTQQALHAVQPSTHAPRILMLYGSLRERSYSKLLTLEAARLLQGMGAEVRIFDPAGLPQPDAAPADHPKVQALRELVLWSEGMVWTSPERHGAMTGIMKSQIDWIPLSEGAVRPTQGKTLAVMQVSGGSQSFNAVNQLRVLGRWMRLLTIPNQSSVAKAYDEFTEAGRMKPSPYYDRVVDVMEELVKFTLLTRDAAPYLVDRYSERKEALARQHAQTLASM; encoded by the coding sequence ATGTCCACCATCGCCATTCCCGATACGCCTTTCGACATCACCTCCGACACTGCGTCATCTGCCGCAGTCCTCTGCCCCCAGCTCGACCCGGGTAGTTTCCGCGTTCCCACACAGCAGGCGCTGCACGCGGTGCAGCCGTCCACGCACGCACCGCGCATCCTGATGCTGTATGGCTCGCTGCGCGAGCGCTCGTACAGCAAGCTGCTGACGCTGGAAGCGGCGCGCCTGCTGCAGGGCATGGGCGCCGAGGTGCGCATCTTCGACCCCGCAGGCCTGCCCCAGCCCGACGCCGCGCCGGCCGACCACCCCAAGGTGCAGGCCCTGCGCGAGCTGGTGCTGTGGAGCGAAGGCATGGTCTGGACATCGCCCGAGCGCCACGGCGCGATGACCGGCATCATGAAGTCGCAGATCGACTGGATTCCGCTGTCCGAAGGGGCGGTACGCCCCACGCAGGGCAAGACCCTGGCGGTGATGCAGGTCAGCGGCGGCTCCCAGTCTTTCAACGCAGTCAACCAGCTGCGCGTGCTGGGTCGCTGGATGCGCCTGCTGACCATTCCCAACCAGAGCTCGGTCGCCAAGGCCTATGACGAATTCACCGAGGCAGGCCGCATGAAGCCATCGCCCTACTACGACCGCGTGGTGGACGTGATGGAAGAGCTGGTCAAGTTCACCTTGCTGACACGCGATGCCGCCCCGTATCTGGTGGACCGCTACAGCGAACGCAAGGAGGCGCTGGCCCGCCAGCACGCCCAGACGCTGGCCAGCATGTGA
- a CDS encoding MFS transporter — MKARGAWGLVLVAAAILMVTMGARQSLGLFMSPLNSATGLGIAKISLAMAIGQLVWGAVQPVFGAVADRWGPGRVIVIGAALLAAGCALTTQVTSEWGLIVAVGLLSAAGAGAGSFSILIGATAQRIPANRRSVAGGVINAGGSMGQFIFAPLNQAVMTAFGWVSAMWMMAVLALSTAPMAWWLRGTPRAAAAATPQAPSATAAPAGAAAPAGTTLREQLRQALRNKSYWCLHAGFFTCGFHIAFLVTHMPGEVDLCGLSANVASTSLAIIGLANVAGSLVVGALGERVRMKMILFWMYLSRVVAILLYLAAPKEPATFYIFALALGATWLATVPPTAGLTAKLFGTRYLATLFGLTLLSHQVGGFLGAWLGGIAITTTGSYEWMWWADAVLALLAALVNLPIREARLPARTAAAAA; from the coding sequence ATGAAGGCCCGGGGCGCTTGGGGCCTGGTGCTGGTCGCCGCCGCCATCCTGATGGTGACCATGGGCGCACGGCAGTCGCTGGGGCTGTTCATGTCGCCGCTCAACTCAGCCACCGGCCTGGGCATTGCCAAGATCAGCCTGGCCATGGCCATCGGTCAGCTGGTGTGGGGGGCGGTGCAGCCGGTGTTTGGGGCCGTGGCCGACCGCTGGGGCCCGGGCCGGGTGATCGTGATCGGTGCCGCGCTGTTGGCGGCCGGCTGCGCGCTGACCACCCAGGTCACCAGCGAATGGGGGCTGATCGTGGCCGTGGGCCTGCTGAGCGCGGCCGGCGCCGGGGCGGGCAGTTTCTCCATCCTGATCGGTGCGACGGCGCAGCGCATTCCAGCCAACCGCCGTTCGGTGGCGGGCGGGGTGATCAACGCCGGCGGCAGCATGGGCCAGTTCATTTTTGCACCGCTGAACCAGGCGGTGATGACGGCATTCGGCTGGGTGTCTGCCATGTGGATGATGGCCGTGCTGGCGCTGTCCACCGCGCCCATGGCCTGGTGGCTGCGCGGCACGCCGCGTGCGGCCGCTGCAGCAACCCCGCAAGCCCCTTCCGCCACAGCAGCTCCAGCCGGTGCGGCAGCGCCTGCCGGCACCACGCTGCGTGAGCAGCTGCGCCAGGCGCTGCGCAACAAGAGCTACTGGTGCCTGCACGCCGGGTTCTTCACCTGCGGCTTCCACATCGCCTTTCTGGTGACGCACATGCCGGGCGAGGTCGATCTGTGCGGGCTCAGCGCCAACGTGGCGTCCACCTCGCTGGCCATCATCGGCCTGGCGAACGTGGCGGGCAGCCTGGTCGTCGGCGCGCTGGGCGAGCGTGTGCGCATGAAGATGATCCTGTTCTGGATGTACCTCTCGCGCGTGGTGGCCATCCTGCTGTACCTGGCAGCGCCCAAGGAGCCGGCCACCTTCTACATCTTTGCGCTGGCGCTGGGGGCCACCTGGCTGGCCACCGTGCCGCCCACGGCGGGGCTGACGGCCAAGCTGTTCGGCACCCGCTACCTGGCCACGCTGTTTGGCCTGACCTTGCTGAGCCACCAGGTGGGCGGTTTTCTGGGGGCGTGGCTGGGCGGCATCGCCATCACCACCACCGGCAGCTACGAATGGATGTGGTGGGCCGATGCGGTGCTGGCCCTGCTGGCAGCGCTGGTGAACCTGCCGATCCGCGAAGCCCGCCTGCCGGCGCGCACGGCAGCGGCCGCTGCCTGA
- a CDS encoding LysR substrate-binding domain-containing protein encodes MPTPLPLKSLAVFDAVMKHHSFTMAAAELHVTPGAVGQQIQKLEEWLGQPLFVRSIRQIQPTPEAQTYWAAVQPALARIQQASDQLRQLDAHQVWLSMPPTLAAKWFAPRMAAFLQRRPDISLHLSATTDMVDFERDRVDLAVRHFGGQAPGLQTELLYADSAHLYCAPGYAQRLGLHQPDDLSRATLLHTTLLPYWRDWLRRFSSLGDAQIAQLPSLHFDQSMLAIEAARHHQGVVLSSPLLVQQELRDGVLCEPLGLRMAVDKGYYLVSPRHTPLRPAAAALREWLLETAELEREAGADMRLRPETRPGV; translated from the coding sequence ATGCCCACTCCTCTCCCTCTCAAGTCTCTGGCGGTTTTCGATGCGGTGATGAAACACCACAGCTTCACCATGGCGGCGGCGGAACTGCATGTCACGCCCGGCGCCGTGGGCCAGCAGATCCAGAAGCTGGAGGAATGGCTGGGACAGCCGCTGTTTGTGCGCAGCATCCGCCAGATCCAGCCCACGCCCGAGGCCCAGACCTACTGGGCCGCCGTGCAGCCGGCGCTGGCGCGCATCCAGCAGGCCAGCGACCAGCTGCGGCAGCTGGATGCGCACCAGGTGTGGCTGTCCATGCCGCCCACGCTGGCCGCCAAATGGTTCGCGCCGCGCATGGCGGCGTTCCTGCAGCGGCGCCCGGACATTTCGCTGCACCTGAGCGCCACCACCGACATGGTGGATTTCGAGCGCGACCGCGTGGACCTGGCGGTGCGCCACTTCGGCGGCCAGGCCCCGGGCCTGCAGACCGAGCTGCTGTACGCCGACAGCGCCCACCTGTACTGCGCGCCCGGCTACGCCCAGCGCCTGGGCCTGCACCAGCCGGACGACCTGTCCCGCGCCACCTTGCTGCACACCACGCTGCTGCCCTACTGGCGCGACTGGCTGCGGCGCTTCAGCAGCCTGGGCGATGCGCAGATTGCCCAACTGCCCAGCCTGCACTTTGACCAGTCGATGCTGGCCATCGAGGCCGCACGCCACCACCAGGGCGTGGTGCTGAGCAGCCCGCTGCTGGTCCAGCAGGAACTGCGCGACGGCGTGCTGTGCGAGCCGCTGGGCCTGCGCATGGCCGTGGACAAGGGCTATTACCTGGTGTCCCCGCGCCACACGCCGCTGCGCCCGGCCGCCGCCGCCCTGCGCGAGTGGCTGCTGGAGACGGCAGAGCTGGAGCGGGAGGCAGGGGCGGACATGCGGCTGCGGCCGGAAACCAGGCCAGGGGTCTAA
- a CDS encoding tautomerase family protein, with protein sequence MPLTHITLRAGKPEAYRQAIFDSLHQAMHATFNVPEDNHFATMAECEASHFRYNASYLGVARSDDLVIIQITANNTRSEAQKKALYRQIVERLGRSPGVRPEDVFISLVEVDRANWSLGHGEAQYA encoded by the coding sequence ATGCCCCTGACCCACATCACCCTGCGTGCCGGCAAGCCCGAGGCCTACCGCCAGGCCATCTTCGACAGCCTGCACCAGGCCATGCACGCCACATTCAATGTGCCCGAGGACAACCACTTCGCCACCATGGCGGAATGCGAGGCTTCCCACTTCCGCTACAACGCCTCCTACCTGGGCGTGGCGCGCAGCGATGATCTGGTGATCATCCAGATCACCGCCAACAACACCCGCAGCGAGGCGCAGAAGAAAGCGCTGTACCGCCAGATCGTGGAGCGCCTGGGCCGCAGCCCCGGTGTTCGCCCGGAGGATGTGTTCATCAGCCTCGTCGAGGTGGACCGGGCCAACTGGTCGCTGGGCCATGGCGAGGCGCAGTACGCCTGA
- a CDS encoding LysR family transcriptional regulator, whose product MTKQPVQRPLDLDAVATFLQVAELGSFTRAAETLQTTQAAVSLKLKRLEDRLGCRLLERTPRYVELSPQGTAFVAHARALLEAHHHALSAFTGARQRLVIGISDHVAGPELPALAARLNARHPDLLIVLRIGSSGELLQRYDRRELDAALVRLHSGRTDGEVLTEEPFGWLAAPHWQPRAGEPLPIVTLAEPCGVRQMASKLLDAATLPWAEVFVGGGVGTVSQAVMAGLGIAALAPRMLPLGAVDVGARLGLPALPRLPVLLHSHTRDARACAALDELAAAYRSAIRP is encoded by the coding sequence ATGACAAAACAGCCTGTGCAACGCCCTCTGGACCTGGATGCCGTGGCCACCTTTCTGCAGGTGGCGGAGCTGGGCAGTTTCACCCGCGCCGCCGAAACCCTGCAGACCACGCAGGCCGCCGTGAGTCTGAAGCTCAAGCGCCTGGAAGACCGGCTGGGCTGCCGCCTGCTGGAGCGCACGCCCCGCTATGTGGAGCTGTCTCCCCAGGGCACGGCTTTTGTGGCGCATGCGCGTGCGCTGCTGGAGGCCCACCACCATGCCCTGAGCGCCTTCACCGGCGCGCGCCAGCGCCTGGTCATCGGCATCAGCGACCATGTGGCCGGGCCCGAGCTACCGGCGCTGGCCGCCCGCCTGAACGCCCGGCATCCCGATCTGCTGATCGTGCTGCGCATAGGCTCATCCGGCGAGCTGCTGCAACGTTATGACCGGCGCGAACTGGATGCCGCCCTGGTGCGCCTGCACAGCGGGCGCACCGACGGCGAAGTGCTGACCGAAGAACCGTTTGGCTGGCTGGCGGCCCCGCACTGGCAGCCGCGTGCGGGCGAGCCCCTGCCCATCGTGACCCTGGCCGAGCCCTGCGGCGTACGCCAGATGGCCAGCAAGCTGCTGGATGCCGCCACCCTGCCTTGGGCCGAAGTGTTTGTGGGTGGCGGGGTGGGCACCGTCAGCCAGGCCGTGATGGCCGGCCTGGGCATTGCCGCCCTGGCGCCTCGCATGCTGCCCCTGGGGGCCGTGGACGTGGGGGCCCGGCTGGGCCTGCCAGCCCTGCCCCGCCTGCCGGTCCTGCTGCACAGCCACACCCGCGATGCACGGGCCTGCGCCGCACTGGACGAATTGGCGGCGGCCTACCGCAGCGCGATCCGCCCGTAA
- a CDS encoding LysE family translocator: MPAALLLSYVLSIVLLIATPGPVVAYITQVALQQGRGMAWRTALGTSSGALVLMALAALVVGGVLVLHPQALAWLGLAGSGFLIVLAVSGLRAWGAAGRHSTSAAGTPPGRQGGWRRGFGVAVANPKDILFFAALFPQFLHAATNPLARLGLLAAIWVGLDLLILAGYIAAAQHPRVQRHQRVLTLWSLLALLAMALVAAAWSLQGLWPQG; the protein is encoded by the coding sequence ATGCCTGCTGCCCTGTTGCTGTCCTATGTGCTGTCCATCGTGCTGCTGATCGCCACCCCCGGCCCGGTCGTGGCCTACATCACCCAGGTGGCGCTGCAGCAGGGCCGGGGCATGGCATGGCGCACGGCGCTGGGCACCAGCAGCGGCGCACTGGTGCTGATGGCGCTGGCAGCGCTGGTGGTGGGCGGGGTGCTGGTGCTGCACCCGCAGGCCCTGGCCTGGCTGGGGCTGGCGGGCAGCGGTTTTCTGATCGTGCTGGCTGTTAGCGGCCTGCGCGCCTGGGGCGCTGCAGGGCGGCACAGCACGTCGGCCGCAGGGACTCCTCCCGGGCGCCAGGGCGGCTGGCGGCGCGGCTTTGGCGTGGCCGTGGCCAACCCCAAGGACATTCTGTTCTTTGCCGCGCTGTTCCCGCAGTTTCTGCACGCCGCCACCAACCCGCTGGCGCGGCTGGGCCTGCTGGCCGCCATCTGGGTGGGGCTGGACCTGCTGATCCTGGCGGGCTACATCGCCGCTGCCCAGCACCCGCGCGTGCAGCGCCACCAGCGGGTGCTGACGTTGTGGTCCCTGCTGGCGCTGCTGGCCATGGCACTGGTGGCGGCCGCCTGGTCGCTGCAAGGGCTGTGGCCGCAGGGGTGA
- a CDS encoding LysR substrate-binding domain-containing protein, which translates to MSLPPLYALRAFEAAARTASFTRAGEELHLTPSAISRHIRTLEAQLQRPLFTRHGPRVALTAEGQLLAQELSAGFRTIERACARMQQRSDGLRLKAPTSLTTRWLLAALQAHRPALPQERVLLHSQWMDVDHVDFASEPYDCAVLLGHFRPHPQWHSLKLVDEWLLPVCSPAVAAQLGLQPIPHAPGAPGAPDGPDVPDPAASAAQAEQVTPAARLLQQLPHTVVIHPSPDRRDWRRWCAGLGLAREPDSPTALVFDTLEQGMAAAIQGHGVSMADLALAADALRSGQLVAAVPTAVPTGDGYHLVWPRGSAHDSAIRALGRWLKARVPRLGDLGVERRTLREAE; encoded by the coding sequence ATGTCCCTGCCCCCGCTGTATGCCCTGCGCGCCTTTGAGGCCGCCGCACGCACCGCATCCTTCACCCGCGCGGGGGAGGAGCTGCACCTCACGCCCAGCGCCATCAGCCGCCATATCCGCACGCTGGAAGCGCAGCTGCAGCGCCCGCTGTTCACCCGCCACGGCCCGCGCGTGGCCCTGACGGCCGAAGGCCAGCTGCTGGCGCAGGAGCTGAGTGCGGGCTTTCGCACCATCGAGCGTGCTTGCGCCCGCATGCAGCAGCGCAGCGACGGCCTGCGGCTGAAGGCCCCGACCTCGCTCACCACCCGCTGGCTGCTGGCCGCACTGCAGGCCCACCGCCCCGCGCTGCCGCAGGAACGGGTGCTGCTGCACAGCCAGTGGATGGATGTGGACCATGTGGACTTTGCCAGCGAGCCGTACGACTGCGCAGTGCTGCTGGGCCACTTTCGCCCACACCCGCAGTGGCACAGCCTGAAGCTGGTGGATGAATGGCTGCTGCCGGTGTGCAGCCCGGCCGTGGCGGCACAACTGGGTCTGCAGCCCATTCCCCATGCACCGGGAGCGCCGGGGGCACCGGATGGGCCCGATGTTCCCGATCCCGCCGCATCGGCTGCGCAGGCGGAGCAGGTCACACCGGCCGCACGGCTGCTGCAGCAACTGCCGCACACCGTGGTCATCCACCCTTCCCCCGACCGGCGCGACTGGCGCCGCTGGTGTGCCGGCCTGGGTCTGGCCCGGGAGCCGGACAGCCCCACGGCCCTGGTGTTTGACACGCTGGAACAAGGCATGGCCGCCGCCATCCAGGGCCACGGCGTCAGCATGGCCGACCTGGCCCTGGCCGCAGACGCCCTGCGCAGCGGACAGCTGGTGGCCGCCGTGCCCACGGCCGTGCCCACCGGCGACGGCTACCACCTGGTCTGGCCGCGGGGCAGCGCCCACGACAGCGCCATCCGGGCGCTGGGGCGCTGGCTGAAAGCACGCGTGCCGCGCCTGGGGGATCTGGGCGTGGAGCGGCGCACGCTGCGTGAAGCGGAATAA
- a CDS encoding sigma-70 family RNA polymerase sigma factor gives MSATPTAAHPEVTALYTAHQVWLQGWLRRRLGNAWEAADLAQDTFVRLLATPAGQADLQTAPLREPRAYLATVARRLLINHLRRQSLEQAYLEALAALPEAQAPSPEQQLVILQSLQELDAMLDSLPPKVRSVFVLSQVEGLTYAAIAEELGIGLRSVKRYMAQAMAECILLAP, from the coding sequence ATGTCTGCCACGCCCACCGCCGCCCACCCCGAAGTCACCGCCCTGTACACCGCGCACCAGGTTTGGCTGCAGGGCTGGCTGCGCCGGCGCCTGGGCAATGCCTGGGAAGCGGCCGATCTGGCACAGGACACCTTTGTGCGCCTGCTGGCCACGCCTGCGGGCCAGGCCGACCTGCAGACCGCGCCGCTGCGTGAGCCGCGCGCCTACCTGGCCACGGTAGCGCGGCGGCTGCTGATCAACCACCTGCGCCGCCAGTCGCTGGAGCAGGCCTATCTGGAGGCCCTGGCCGCCCTGCCCGAGGCCCAGGCGCCGTCGCCCGAGCAGCAGCTGGTCATTCTGCAAAGCCTGCAGGAGCTGGATGCCATGCTGGACAGCCTGCCGCCCAAGGTGCGTTCCGTGTTTGTGCTGTCCCAGGTGGAGGGGCTGACCTATGCCGCCATTGCCGAGGAGCTGGGCATCGGCCTGCGCTCCGTCAAGCGCTATATGGCCCAGGCCATGGCCGAATGCATTTTGCTGGCGCCATGA